A window of the Petrotoga sp. 9PWA.NaAc.5.4 genome harbors these coding sequences:
- a CDS encoding zinc metallopeptidase has protein sequence MFYSTLLLLIPPLLLAIYAQARVSSTFNKYSKVKSSLGEPGYMFARRLLDSMGLYDVKIERVRGTLTDHYDPTKKVLRLSDATYNSSSIAALGVVAHEAGHAIQHAKGYKPLVLRNLAVPLAGFGSNMAWIIFFVGLIFSAPFLLNAGIFLFLFVVLFSVITLPVEFNASKRAIKILPVMGMSKEEVSGAQKVLSAAALTYVAAALMSIAQLLRMLILARGRN, from the coding sequence ATGTTTTACTCAACGTTATTGTTATTAATACCCCCTTTACTGTTGGCAATTTATGCGCAAGCGAGGGTTAGTAGTACTTTTAATAAGTACTCCAAAGTGAAGTCTTCTTTAGGAGAACCAGGGTATATGTTTGCCAGAAGGTTGCTTGATTCTATGGGACTATATGATGTTAAAATCGAAAGAGTTAGAGGAACTTTAACTGATCATTATGATCCAACGAAAAAAGTATTAAGACTTTCTGATGCGACTTATAATAGTTCTTCGATAGCAGCTTTAGGAGTAGTAGCACATGAGGCAGGCCATGCTATACAACATGCTAAAGGCTACAAACCGCTGGTTTTAAGAAACTTAGCTGTTCCCTTGGCTGGTTTTGGTTCTAATATGGCGTGGATAATTTTCTTTGTAGGATTAATTTTTTCTGCTCCTTTTCTTTTAAATGCCGGTATATTCTTGTTTCTTTTTGTAGTTTTGTTTTCTGTAATAACTTTACCGGTTGAATTTAATGCCAGCAAAAGGGCAATAAAAATTTTACCCGTAATGGGTATGTCTAAAGAAGAAGTTTCTGGTGCCCAAAAAGTTTTAAGTGCGGCGGCTTTAACTTATGTTGCAGCAGCTTTAATGTCTATAGCACAACTTCTTAGAATGCTAATTTTAGCAAGAGGAAGAAACTAA
- a CDS encoding prephenate dehydrogenase/arogenate dehydrogenase family protein, producing MNFEKLMIIGTGLIGTSLALAFKETNSIRKISGYDVNKTNSQDALKLGSIDEIENLQDGIPTADIIIFATPVESIKDILTNTIELIKPGTIVSDVGSTKYQIVKIFDSFVDKNINFIGGHPMAGTENSGPLFARKDLFKNKPYVLVKTKKCSNEAFEKFRCLINKIEANPVIMEAQKHDKIVAVTSHLPQIVSFYLAKTLLKEKDEDFLKLVGSGFKDTTRLAKSDPTIWIDIFKQNKENILNSVEIFESQIQNFKNNLNENKYKEIVEELKQVREFRNKL from the coding sequence ATGAATTTTGAAAAGTTAATGATAATTGGGACAGGATTGATAGGAACCTCTTTAGCGTTAGCTTTTAAAGAGACTAATTCAATAAGAAAAATAAGTGGTTATGATGTAAATAAAACCAATTCTCAAGATGCTTTAAAATTAGGTTCTATTGACGAAATAGAGAATTTACAAGATGGTATTCCTACAGCTGATATTATAATTTTTGCTACACCTGTTGAAAGTATAAAAGATATTTTAACAAATACAATTGAACTTATAAAGCCAGGAACAATTGTTTCTGATGTTGGAAGTACTAAGTACCAAATTGTAAAAATTTTTGATAGTTTCGTAGATAAAAACATAAATTTTATTGGAGGACACCCAATGGCGGGTACCGAAAATTCTGGACCTTTGTTTGCAAGAAAAGATCTTTTTAAAAATAAACCATATGTACTTGTGAAAACAAAAAAATGTTCTAATGAAGCATTTGAGAAGTTTCGATGCCTAATAAATAAAATAGAAGCTAATCCTGTAATAATGGAAGCCCAAAAACACGATAAAATCGTTGCTGTAACAAGTCATTTACCCCAAATAGTTTCTTTCTATCTTGCAAAAACACTTTTAAAAGAAAAAGATGAAGATTTTCTAAAATTAGTGGGATCTGGTTTTAAAGATACTACAAGACTTGCCAAAAGCGATCCAACTATATGGATAGATATTTTTAAACAAAATAAAGAAAATATTTTAAATTCTGTCGAAATATTTGAAAGTCAAATACAAAACTTTAAAAATAACTTAAATGAGAATAAGTACAAAGAAATAGTTGAAGAACTAAAACAAGTAAGAGAATTTAGAAATAAGTTATAA
- the rlmN gene encoding 23S rRNA (adenine(2503)-C(2))-methyltransferase RlmN, translating to MNVKNILDFNYNDLKKYLTENIGLEKYRTDQICDWIYKKKIFDFQEMTNLSKTDRDILTENFQISIPYLIKKQVSKVDGTTKYLFELEDGNTVESVLIFYPNRTIACISSQVGCPLKCEFCSTGQSGFIRNLSSGEIIGQLLAIEKDKNLEINNVVYMGMGEPLLNFDNVIRSIEILNDPKMKRLGARHITISTAGIPHKIEELAEYKKEIRLSVSLHAPTNAQRNKIMPVNHKYTIEQVVQACKIYQEKTNKRVTFEYILIKGFNDTKEDALKLADLIGNMKAMVNLIPINENPAGFEKPSKRFIEIFLDTLIKAGIDAVVRAEKGSDILAACGQLRLKKIGVSYK from the coding sequence ATGAACGTTAAAAATATTTTAGATTTTAACTATAACGACTTGAAAAAATATTTAACTGAAAACATAGGATTAGAAAAATATAGAACCGATCAGATTTGTGATTGGATATATAAAAAGAAAATATTTGATTTTCAAGAGATGACTAATTTATCTAAAACTGATAGAGATATACTCACCGAAAATTTTCAGATAAGTATACCTTATCTCATTAAAAAACAAGTTTCTAAAGTTGATGGTACTACGAAATATCTTTTTGAATTAGAAGATGGAAATACTGTAGAATCTGTTCTTATATTTTATCCAAATAGAACCATTGCTTGTATTTCTTCACAAGTTGGTTGTCCTTTGAAATGTGAATTTTGTTCTACAGGGCAAAGTGGTTTTATAAGAAATTTGAGTTCCGGGGAAATTATAGGCCAATTATTAGCAATAGAAAAAGACAAAAACTTAGAAATAAATAATGTAGTATATATGGGAATGGGAGAACCTCTTTTAAATTTTGACAATGTTATTCGAAGCATCGAAATTTTAAATGATCCTAAAATGAAAAGATTAGGGGCTAGACACATAACAATTTCTACTGCAGGAATTCCTCATAAGATTGAAGAATTAGCTGAATATAAAAAGGAAATAAGATTATCTGTTTCTTTACATGCTCCTACTAATGCCCAAAGAAACAAAATAATGCCTGTAAATCATAAATATACTATTGAACAGGTAGTTCAAGCTTGTAAAATATATCAGGAAAAAACAAATAAAAGGGTAACCTTTGAATATATTTTAATAAAAGGGTTTAATGATACGAAAGAAGATGCTTTAAAATTAGCTGATCTTATCGGAAATATGAAAGCTATGGTGAATTTGATACCCATAAATGAAAATCCAGCAGGTTTCGAAAAACCTTCGAAAAGGTTTATAGAAATATTTTTGGATACTTTAATAAAAGCTGGAATAGACGCAGTTGTCAGAGCTGAAAAAGGAAGCGATATTTTGGCAGCGTGTGGACAACTTCGCCTTAAAAAGATAGGGGTTTCATACAAATGA
- the rpe gene encoding ribulose-phosphate 3-epimerase — MIKIYPSILAANFMNLAKEIDSVSKEADGIHLDIMDGVFVPNLTFGFPLIESIRNYTDTYLDAHLMMIDPDKYLERFAKYVSSITVHFEAVTHLHRIISKIKDLGCDAGVSLNPHTPISFLEEILPFVDKVLIMSVNPGFTGQQFLDLTFDKVRKLRDMAQKKGYKTEIIVDGGVSVNNIKKLYDCGANTFIVGASIFHSSNPSLAIKELKKVVESFE, encoded by the coding sequence ATGATAAAAATTTATCCCTCTATCTTAGCTGCGAATTTTATGAATTTAGCAAAAGAAATTGACAGCGTTTCGAAAGAGGCCGATGGAATTCATTTAGATATTATGGATGGAGTTTTTGTTCCAAACTTGACTTTTGGTTTTCCTTTAATTGAATCAATAAGAAATTATACCGATACTTATTTAGATGCTCATTTGATGATGATTGACCCCGATAAATATTTAGAAAGATTTGCTAAATATGTAAGTTCCATAACTGTCCATTTTGAAGCAGTTACACATTTGCATAGAATTATAAGTAAAATAAAAGATTTAGGTTGTGATGCGGGTGTTTCTTTAAATCCGCATACACCTATATCTTTTTTAGAAGAGATTCTACCGTTTGTAGATAAAGTGCTTATCATGTCTGTAAATCCTGGTTTTACAGGGCAACAATTTTTAGATTTGACATTTGATAAAGTTAGAAAATTGCGAGATATGGCTCAAAAAAAAGGCTATAAAACGGAAATTATAGTAGATGGTGGGGTCAGTGTAAATAATATAAAAAAGTTATATGATTGTGGAGCTAACACATTTATAGTTGGTGCGAGTATATTTCATAGTTCAAATCCTTCTTTAGCAATAAAAGAATTAAAAAAGGTGGTTGAAAGTTTTGAGTAA
- the aroF gene encoding 3-deoxy-7-phosphoheptulonate synthase: MIIVMEEDATEEEIHRVIKKVEEAGFKAHPDKGENHTIVGVVGEGDREYILNNIGTFPGVQKVVEITQPFKLSSRTFRPNPSIYNVEGIKIGGENFTVIAGPCAVENREQVIKTAKMLKEEGVHFLRGGAYKPRTSPYSFQGLKEEGLKILKEASEETGLKIVTEVMDTKEVELVAKYADILQIGARNMQNFSLLKEVGRIKKPVLLKRGLSATYKELLMSAEYIMSEGNYEVILCERGIRTFEDEIRNTLDITAIPVIKRYSHLPIIVDPSHAAGDWRYIIPLSKAALAVGADGIIVEVHPDPKNALSDGKQSLDFEKFKELMSNLRTLAKIEHKVLS, from the coding sequence ATGATTATTGTAATGGAGGAAGATGCTACAGAAGAAGAGATCCACAGGGTAATTAAGAAAGTAGAAGAAGCTGGATTTAAAGCTCATCCAGATAAAGGCGAGAATCATACAATTGTAGGTGTCGTTGGTGAAGGTGACAGAGAATATATTTTAAATAACATCGGTACCTTTCCGGGGGTGCAAAAAGTGGTGGAAATTACCCAACCATTCAAATTATCGAGCAGAACCTTTAGACCTAATCCCTCTATTTATAATGTAGAAGGAATAAAAATAGGGGGAGAAAATTTTACTGTTATTGCTGGTCCTTGTGCTGTGGAAAATAGAGAACAAGTTATAAAAACTGCTAAAATGTTAAAAGAAGAGGGGGTTCATTTTTTGAGAGGTGGTGCTTATAAGCCAAGAACATCTCCCTATTCTTTTCAAGGTTTAAAAGAAGAGGGATTAAAGATTTTAAAAGAAGCATCTGAAGAGACCGGCCTTAAAATTGTAACAGAAGTTATGGACACAAAAGAAGTAGAATTAGTAGCAAAATATGCAGATATTTTACAGATTGGAGCAAGAAACATGCAAAATTTCTCTTTATTAAAAGAGGTTGGCAGGATAAAAAAACCTGTTTTACTAAAACGAGGTTTATCTGCAACATATAAAGAATTATTGATGTCAGCTGAATATATAATGTCCGAAGGAAATTATGAAGTTATATTATGTGAAAGAGGTATTAGAACATTTGAAGATGAAATTAGAAACACACTTGATATTACTGCTATTCCTGTAATAAAAAGATATAGTCATCTTCCAATAATTGTAGATCCAAGCCATGCTGCGGGAGATTGGAGGTACATAATTCCATTATCAAAAGCCGCTTTAGCAGTAGGGGCAGATGGAATAATCGTCGAAGTCCATCCTGATCCCAAAAATGCTCTATCTGATGGTAAACAATCCCTAGACTTTGAAAAATTTAAGGAATTAATGTCTAATTTAAGAACTCTTGCAAAAATAGAGCATAAAGTTTTATCATGA
- the rsgA gene encoding ribosome small subunit-dependent GTPase A: MAWKKAIVVRFHSNMVTVQDLETHQRLECYLRGKFKIQKIRPIVGDYVEYSVQENGNYGTIENILPRKNQLFRPTVANIDQVVLVTTLKDPKVDLLIVDKFLVQVEKEKLEVIIVLNKMDLINSQEEKSKLKEFLEIYKPLYPIICTSKITKENIDLLKSVLKGKISTFAGLSGVGKSSLLNLLDPQLNLKVGEISKKLKRGKHTTTYGELLYLDFGGFIVDTPGFANLELESFDKDEIKYYFIEFLKYQPYCTFTDCSHTVEPDCAVKAAVEKGDISLSRYNNYCVIYRELNQ, encoded by the coding sequence ATGGCTTGGAAAAAGGCTATAGTAGTTAGATTTCATTCCAATATGGTTACTGTTCAGGATCTTGAGACACACCAGAGGCTTGAATGCTATTTAAGAGGGAAATTTAAAATTCAAAAAATTAGGCCAATAGTCGGAGACTATGTTGAATATTCCGTTCAAGAAAATGGAAACTATGGTACAATCGAAAATATATTGCCAAGGAAAAATCAGTTATTTAGGCCTACAGTGGCAAACATCGATCAAGTAGTTTTAGTTACTACATTAAAGGATCCTAAAGTAGATTTATTAATAGTCGATAAATTTTTGGTACAAGTGGAAAAAGAAAAATTGGAAGTAATAATTGTTTTAAACAAAATGGATTTAATAAATTCTCAAGAGGAAAAAAGTAAATTAAAAGAATTTTTAGAAATATATAAACCCTTATATCCTATCATTTGTACTTCTAAGATTACTAAAGAAAATATAGATTTGCTTAAAAGTGTTTTAAAAGGTAAAATATCTACTTTTGCAGGTTTATCTGGAGTGGGGAAGTCTTCACTGTTGAATCTTCTTGATCCACAATTAAACCTTAAAGTAGGGGAAATTTCCAAAAAGTTAAAAAGAGGGAAACATACTACTACTTATGGAGAACTTTTGTATCTAGATTTTGGAGGATTTATAGTGGATACTCCTGGCTTTGCAAATCTTGAATTGGAATCTTTCGACAAAGATGAAATAAAGTATTATTTTATAGAATTTTTAAAATATCAACCTTATTGTACTTTTACGGACTGCTCACATACTGTTGAACCTGATTGTGCGGTTAAAGCAGCGGTAGAAAAAGGGGATATTTCATTAAGTAGGTATAATAATTATTGTGTTATTTATAGAGAATTAAACCAATAG
- the aroA gene encoding 3-phosphoshikimate 1-carboxyvinyltransferase, translating to MEIEITPLKSIDGEITVPGDKSISHRALIFGSLANGQTKVYNFLTSEDTLATLNILKSLGVDIRQTDSNELIINGEGLHSFCEPLDVLNAKNSGTTIRLIMGVLAAQDFYTVITGDDSLRKRPMKRVIEPLSKMGGRFYGRKSGNYAPITILGSKNISSITYHSPVASAQVKSAILINALYANGVTTVIEPYKSRDHTERMLRYLGANILEKENIVNLEGPAYNLYGKELFVPGDISSASFFLVASLITKNSSILIKNVGINPTRIGILKVLKMMGANIEIMNERILNNEPVADLLVKSSKLTAVEIKGEMIPTLIDEIPILAVAATQAEGKTVVKDAKELRVKETDRIKAITDELRRIGINIIEKEDGFEINGKQKIKGNCICESYNDHRVAMSLAIAGLIAENPIKIKNFECVNISYPNFLETLNSLI from the coding sequence ATGGAAATAGAAATTACTCCCCTTAAAAGTATTGATGGTGAAATAACGGTACCAGGAGATAAGTCAATATCGCATAGAGCTTTAATTTTTGGATCCCTTGCTAATGGGCAAACAAAAGTCTATAATTTTTTAACTTCTGAAGATACCTTAGCAACGTTGAATATTTTAAAATCTTTGGGCGTTGACATTCGACAAACTGATTCAAATGAACTAATTATAAATGGGGAAGGCCTTCATAGTTTTTGTGAACCTTTAGATGTACTAAACGCAAAAAATTCTGGTACTACTATAAGATTAATAATGGGGGTACTGGCTGCTCAAGATTTTTATACTGTTATAACAGGGGACGATTCACTTAGAAAAAGACCTATGAAAAGAGTTATAGAACCTTTAAGCAAAATGGGAGGACGTTTCTACGGCAGAAAATCCGGAAACTACGCTCCAATTACGATATTAGGATCAAAAAATATTTCTTCCATAACTTATCATTCTCCGGTTGCAAGTGCACAAGTTAAGTCTGCAATATTAATAAATGCTTTATACGCCAACGGTGTCACAACGGTCATAGAACCTTATAAGTCAAGAGACCACACCGAAAGAATGCTGAGGTATTTGGGAGCCAATATTTTAGAAAAAGAAAATATTGTAAATTTAGAAGGTCCCGCCTATAACTTGTATGGAAAAGAACTTTTTGTGCCCGGAGATATTTCTTCTGCTTCTTTCTTTTTGGTTGCATCGCTAATTACAAAGAACTCATCTATTCTTATAAAAAATGTTGGTATTAATCCTACAAGAATAGGGATATTAAAAGTACTAAAAATGATGGGGGCAAATATAGAGATAATGAATGAAAGAATTCTCAACAATGAACCTGTAGCTGATTTATTAGTTAAAAGTAGTAAACTGACGGCAGTAGAAATTAAAGGAGAAATGATTCCAACTTTAATCGATGAGATACCCATTTTGGCAGTTGCTGCTACCCAAGCGGAAGGCAAAACTGTAGTTAAAGATGCAAAAGAGTTGAGAGTAAAGGAAACAGATAGAATAAAAGCGATAACAGATGAACTAAGGCGAATTGGTATAAATATAATAGAGAAAGAAGATGGCTTTGAAATAAACGGAAAACAAAAAATAAAAGGAAACTGTATATGCGAAAGCTATAACGACCATAGAGTAGCTATGTCGCTTGCAATTGCAGGACTAATCGCAGAAAATCCTATAAAAATTAAAAATTTTGAATGTGTGAATATTTCATATCCAAACTTTCTTGAAACGTTGAACTCTTTGATATAA
- a CDS encoding shikimate dehydrogenase, with protein MKKYGLFQYPQKESLSKKVFNEYFRKADINAIYEDIVIEPKDFDNKAEYYLESYEGVNVTVPFKQKVIKFVEPVEDAKEIGAVNCIYHNKGYNTDWKGFYNSLENVEIELPVLIIGAGGACKAILYTLFKKDIKEIILVNRTKEKAENLKKYFSDKLEIHIEPFENLKIVIKKVKTLINSTSIGMFGESFDFTDSDLSNITFIYDIVYNDTPLQQLAKKNNITCLDGKIFWYYQALENLKIWNIYQEEIFKKVFSDFQK; from the coding sequence ATGAAAAAATATGGTTTATTTCAGTATCCACAAAAAGAAAGCCTTTCTAAAAAGGTTTTTAATGAATATTTCCGTAAGGCAGATATAAACGCAATTTACGAAGATATTGTAATTGAACCAAAAGATTTTGATAATAAAGCGGAATATTATTTGGAGAGTTACGAAGGAGTAAATGTTACTGTTCCCTTTAAACAAAAAGTTATCAAATTTGTTGAACCTGTTGAAGACGCCAAGGAAATTGGTGCGGTGAACTGCATTTATCATAATAAAGGCTATAATACTGATTGGAAAGGTTTTTACAATTCACTTGAAAATGTTGAAATTGAACTTCCTGTGTTGATTATAGGAGCTGGAGGAGCTTGCAAAGCTATTCTTTACACATTATTCAAAAAAGATATAAAAGAAATCATTTTAGTCAATAGAACAAAAGAAAAAGCTGAAAACTTGAAAAAATATTTCTCCGATAAATTGGAAATACATATAGAACCGTTTGAGAATTTAAAAATAGTTATAAAAAAGGTAAAAACACTTATAAACTCTACTTCAATTGGCATGTTTGGAGAGTCTTTTGATTTTACCGATAGCGATTTATCAAATATAACCTTCATCTATGATATAGTGTACAACGATACTCCTTTACAACAATTAGCTAAAAAAAATAATATAACATGTTTAGATGGAAAAATATTCTGGTATTATCAAGCTTTAGAAAATTTAAAAATTTGGAATATTTACCAAGAAGAGATATTCAAGAAAGTATTTTCTGATTTTCAAAAATAA
- the aroC gene encoding chorismate synthase: MQIKIAGDSHGSQMIGFIEEVPAGLNLEIEKINENLKRRQSGYARGNRMKLEKDEVQIISGLWKGVTTGAPLVLSIQNKAQNPIKDERYVPRPGHGDYSGWNKYRLQDLNIYTERNSARWTSVLTAIGSIAKQFLENFEIQTISFVRSIGRVEIKDELFDEVQNNFDLYIQKRNESEVQCPFEDESKKMIEEIRSNALMKATTLGGSIKTFATNVKPGLGSYTDVFNKVDSKIGKYFMSIPSVKGVFIGHQDVSLTGTEYQDPFILIDNKISRSKNYAGGIEGGITNGENIVVTTYFKPISTLAKPLDSVNLKTKESEKAPYIRSDSVIIPAATVITECTLAIILMEEIIDGFGNDNIDLMKERYFKKYANDFNIEG; this comes from the coding sequence ATGCAAATAAAAATAGCCGGTGATTCGCATGGTAGTCAAATGATAGGATTTATTGAAGAAGTTCCTGCAGGATTAAATTTAGAAATTGAAAAAATAAACGAAAATTTAAAAAGAAGACAGTCAGGATACGCAAGAGGAAATAGAATGAAATTAGAAAAAGATGAGGTTCAAATTATTTCAGGATTATGGAAAGGAGTAACTACGGGAGCACCATTAGTTCTTTCTATACAAAATAAAGCTCAAAATCCTATAAAAGATGAAAGATACGTTCCCAGACCTGGGCATGGAGACTATAGCGGATGGAATAAATATAGATTGCAAGATTTAAATATTTATACTGAAAGAAATAGCGCTCGCTGGACAAGTGTATTAACAGCTATAGGAAGTATTGCTAAACAATTTTTGGAAAATTTTGAAATTCAAACAATTAGTTTTGTAAGATCTATAGGAAGGGTAGAAATTAAAGATGAGTTATTTGATGAAGTTCAAAACAATTTTGATTTATACATTCAAAAGCGTAATGAATCTGAAGTTCAATGCCCTTTTGAAGATGAATCAAAAAAAATGATAGAAGAAATAAGAAGTAACGCTTTGATGAAAGCTACAACCTTAGGTGGAAGTATAAAGACTTTCGCTACAAATGTAAAACCTGGCCTTGGAAGTTATACGGACGTATTTAACAAAGTTGATTCGAAAATAGGGAAATATTTTATGTCTATTCCTTCTGTAAAAGGAGTATTCATTGGACATCAAGATGTGAGTTTAACTGGAACAGAATATCAAGATCCATTTATATTAATTGACAACAAAATTAGCCGGTCTAAAAACTATGCCGGCGGAATAGAAGGTGGAATTACAAACGGAGAAAATATTGTGGTTACGACATATTTTAAACCAATATCAACACTTGCTAAACCTTTGGATTCAGTTAATTTAAAGACAAAAGAAAGTGAAAAAGCTCCTTATATAAGGTCTGATTCTGTCATTATTCCTGCTGCAACAGTCATAACAGAATGTACATTGGCTATAATATTAATGGAAGAAATAATAGATGGTTTTGGAAACGACAATATAGATCTAATGAAAGAAAGGTATTTTAAAAAGTATGCTAATGATTTTAATATCGAAGGTTGA
- the aroB gene encoding bifunctional shikimate kinase AroK/3-dehydroquinate synthase AroB, whose product MSKIFLIGMMGSGKTTLAKMISKILSIPYIDTDEEIEKSHHMEIKEIFEKKGEIYFRKLENQILESLLKRREDLVVSTGGGIILNPKNRELLKNQKTIYLKVDPIELKNRVSVENRPLLLNNKEKILEIYNQRKELYEIFETVDITSLNEWEATAKILYTLNIYEKLEIDSSFQKVRIQMGALKLVPKEWIIFTNEKVNSLYGNFFSNKKFIFPNGERVKDISYVSKAYEQLLENNVSRKDFLCGIGGGTITDFTGFVASTYKRGMNFTFYPTTLLAQIDASIGGKNGIDFKKYKNVVGTINLPNEVIIDPLSLLSLDEEIYREGLIEGYKMALIAGRDFYSFFKENLNELLNRNLEKLSNFIKWAVEEKIRIVQEDFRDIGSRSFLNLGHTLGHAFEASTGIAHGLSVGWGLLKELELFKKYNLTDEKCYQEIKNTLEYLVSENIRNIEINKEELFYYLINDKKAENSKKIKIPILKSPGNVTLEEIEYSVLKNSL is encoded by the coding sequence TTGAGTAAAATATTTTTAATTGGAATGATGGGCTCAGGTAAAACAACACTTGCAAAAATGATTTCTAAAATCTTATCTATACCTTATATAGATACAGATGAAGAAATAGAGAAATCCCACCATATGGAAATAAAAGAAATATTTGAAAAAAAAGGTGAAATATATTTTAGAAAGTTGGAAAATCAAATACTTGAATCGTTATTGAAAAGAAGAGAAGATTTAGTTGTATCTACTGGTGGAGGTATAATTTTAAACCCTAAAAATCGTGAATTACTGAAAAATCAAAAAACAATATATTTAAAAGTAGATCCTATAGAATTAAAAAATCGTGTTTCAGTTGAAAATAGACCTCTTTTATTAAATAATAAAGAAAAAATTTTAGAAATATACAATCAAAGAAAAGAGTTATATGAAATTTTTGAAACTGTTGATATTACTAGTCTTAACGAGTGGGAAGCTACAGCTAAAATTTTATATACTTTAAATATATACGAAAAATTGGAGATAGATTCGTCATTTCAAAAGGTTCGTATACAAATGGGAGCTTTAAAATTAGTGCCGAAAGAATGGATAATTTTTACAAATGAAAAAGTTAACAGCTTATATGGAAATTTTTTCTCAAATAAAAAGTTTATTTTCCCAAATGGGGAGAGAGTAAAAGATATATCTTATGTTTCAAAAGCTTACGAACAACTACTTGAAAACAACGTTTCAAGAAAAGATTTTCTCTGCGGAATTGGTGGAGGTACAATTACTGATTTCACAGGTTTTGTAGCATCAACTTATAAAAGGGGTATGAATTTTACATTTTATCCAACGACATTACTCGCACAAATAGATGCTTCTATTGGAGGAAAGAATGGAATAGATTTTAAAAAATACAAAAATGTTGTTGGAACTATAAACTTACCTAACGAAGTCATAATAGACCCTCTTTCTCTTTTATCATTAGACGAAGAAATTTACAGAGAAGGTCTAATAGAAGGATATAAGATGGCTTTAATAGCTGGTAGAGATTTTTATAGTTTTTTTAAAGAAAACTTGAATGAATTATTGAATCGTAATCTTGAAAAATTAAGTAATTTTATAAAATGGGCTGTAGAAGAGAAAATACGAATAGTACAAGAAGATTTTAGAGATATAGGATCAAGAAGTTTTTTGAATTTGGGGCATACCTTAGGACATGCGTTTGAAGCATCTACTGGAATTGCACATGGTTTATCAGTTGGATGGGGATTACTTAAAGAATTAGAGTTATTTAAAAAATACAATTTAACAGATGAGAAATGTTATCAAGAAATTAAAAATACTTTAGAATACCTTGTTTCAGAAAACATTAGAAATATCGAAATAAATAAAGAAGAGTTATTTTATTACCTTATCAACGATAAAAAAGCGGAAAATTCTAAAAAAATAAAAATACCTATTTTAAAGTCTCCTGGGAACGTTACTTTAGAGGAAATTGAATATTCTGTATTAAAAAATTCCCTATAA
- a CDS encoding PASTA domain-containing protein: protein MKWKIKVKRFIKSLIFFLLGIVCAGIFSFFFMTAFVNVSKMVEVPYLVGENKNIALNSLKELNLIPNLIGSGDTVLYTDPPAGTKVKLGHHVIVQLRDIDSLVIPDLIGIPTEVAKQFLEEYNISYEIRNRLTNNPEQHGIILEISPSPGKEYFGEKVILYNGKYEGVK, encoded by the coding sequence ATGAAATGGAAGATAAAGGTAAAGCGATTTATCAAGAGCTTGATTTTCTTTTTATTAGGAATAGTTTGTGCAGGTATTTTTTCTTTCTTTTTTATGACAGCTTTTGTTAATGTTTCTAAAATGGTTGAGGTACCGTATTTAGTAGGAGAAAATAAAAATATAGCGTTAAATTCTCTGAAAGAATTAAATTTAATTCCAAATTTAATAGGAAGTGGGGATACGGTTCTATATACAGATCCTCCTGCAGGGACTAAGGTTAAACTAGGGCATCATGTAATTGTACAGTTAAGAGATATTGACTCATTAGTAATACCAGATTTGATAGGTATACCTACTGAAGTGGCAAAACAATTTTTAGAAGAATATAATATTAGTTATGAAATAAGAAATAGGCTAACGAATAATCCTGAACAACATGGGATAATTTTAGAAATTTCTCCCTCACCTGGAAAAGAATATTTTGGTGAAAAAGTTATTCTATACAATGGAAAGTATGAAGGAGTTAAATGA